CAGCGCCGGCCAGCCAGCGCGTGCGTTGGGTGCGCGCGAGCACCGCGACGTCGAAGGCGAATCCGGCGACGTTGAGAAACAATTCGCCGTCCACCGTCGCCATGTCGACGCGACGCTCCTCGGCGTCGCCAGCCACGAGACGCGCCATCGCCTCGATGGCGCCCGACGGCTCGGGAAGATTCTTCACGAAGTCGTTGCCGGTGCCCGCGGAGATGAGCGCCAGCCGCGCCGGGCATCCATGACGCACCAACTCGGCGGCCGCCTTGCTCCACGTGCCGTCGCCGCCCAACACGGCGATCGTGTCGCATCCATCATCCAGCGCCGCCCGTACCTGCCGTACCTCGTCACCCGGCGCCACGGTGGGCCGGATGTCGGTGATCCCCCGGGCGGCGAACGCCTGGGCCACGTGCGGCAGGAGGCGCGCGCCGCGGCCCCGGCCGGCAACCGGATTCACAATGAGGCAGGCGCGCCGTGTCACGCGTGTGGAGTGCGGGGAGCGAGGCGCCGGCGTGCGACGTTACGCGCCTGCGGCAATCGAACCGATCACGACGTCGGCCACGTTCGTGCCGGTGGGGCCGGTGTGCAAGAGGGCGCCGGCCACGGCCAGCGCCGCGTACGATTCGTGGGCGGCGAGCGCGGCGCCGGGATCGCGCCCCGCATCGCGAATCGCATCCCAGGTGTGCGCGTCCACCCAGGCGCCCGCTGCGTCGGTGGGGCCGTCGCGGCCGTCGGTGCCCGCGGCGAGCAGCGTGATGCCGCGCGCGGCCTCCCCGGCCTCGCCGAGCACCCGCGCAGCGGAGAGCGCCAGTTCCTGGCAGCGCCCACCCTGGGGTTGCGGCTCCGGCGGCATGGCCCCCGACTCACTCCGCGCCCGCAATCCGGGGGTCAGCGAGGGGTGCGGAATGGAGACCGTCGTCTCCCCACCGCAGATGAGTACCGAGGCGCGCCCACCCGCCTGCGCGCGCCGCTCGATGAGGGCCCGCGCCATCGCCGCGCCCGCGTCGGCAGCGTTGCCAGCGAGCGTCGCATCCGCCACGGTGACCTGGGCGATTCCCAACTCGACGGCTTTGGCCCGGGCCGCTTCCAGCGCCGAGCGGTTGTTCACGATCACGCGTGCCGTCACGTGCGCAAACGCGGGGTGCGTCTGCTTGGGCGTTTCGGGGATGACGCCGCGCTGCGTTCCCGCGAGATGCTCGCGAAATGACGGTGCCAGGCGCTGCAACAGCTTTGCGTGCCGCAAGATCTCGAGCACGTCCGCTACGGTATACGGGTCCGCCACGCACGGACCGGAGCCGATGGACGAGATGTCGTCCCCGATGACGTCGGAAATGGCCAGGCAGTGGATCGTGGCCGGCGCCAGCGCCAGCGCCAGGCGGCCACTGCCCCAGCGTGAGAACCGCTTGCGCACGGCGTTCATCTGGCGGACGTCGAGCCCGCTGTTGAGCACCAGTTCGTACAGGTGAGCGAAATCGGCCTCGCTCATGCCGCTCAGCGGAGCGCCGATGAGACTCGACGCGCCTCCCGAAATGAGCACGAGGGCGATATCGTTGCTCTTCATTCCGGCGGCGGTCTCGGCCAGGCGTGCTGCCGCGGCGAACGAGTGCCGGCCCGGCACCGGGTGGTCGCCGCGCACCGAAGCCATGGTGGCCGCCGGTGACGGGGCGTCCTCGGGGGCCACCACGAGGCCGCCCGCAATGGCGATCAGCGATCGCTGCAGCGTCGCGGTGGCGGCGCTCGCCATGGCGTGCGCCGCCTTGCCCACCGCGAACAGCCACAGCCGCTGGTGGCGGGCGGTGGAGAGCTTCTCGACGGCTTGCGCCGTGGCGGCGCCGGGATCGGCGCCCACCACGGCGGCACGGAACAGGGCTTCAACCAACTCCGAGGAGGTCTGCGCGGTCACCGCTCGACCCGTGCTGCCGCCACGCGGTTCCTGCGGCGCGACACTGCGCCCCTATGGCGCGCCAGATCCACCCACCCCCGCCGTGCTGTCCACCGCGGCCTGCATGTCCTTGTATGCGGCGGCCGAGAGCACGTTGAACCCGGTGCCCACCACGCGGTACGTGATGCGGCCGTCGGGCCCGACCACGAACAGGAATCGCTTGTCGTAGTTCTTGCCGGTCTGAGCGCCGTATAGCTTGCCCACCGCTTCGCCCGAGTCACTGCCGAACAGCATCGGGAAGTCGGCGTCGCGGGCCCATGAAGAGAGCGTGGTGTCGGCATCGGTGCTGATGGCGAGCACGACCACTTTCTTCCCAGCGTTGAAGAGCGTGGCGTACTGATCACGGTACGCCTCCATTTGGACCGTTCAACCTTTGGTTCGCGCCCGGATGAAGAAGGCGAGCACCACGGTCTTGCCGCGGAAGTCCGCGAGATGGATCGGGTCTTTCAGTACGCCATACCGGGTGGCGCCGGGGATCGTGAAGTCCGGGGCCATCTCTCCTACTTGTGGTGCGGCAGTTGCTGCGGCGGGCGCCTGCTGTGCGTGGGCGGCGGAGGCCGCAACGACGAGTCCCACGGCGAGTCCCAACGTACGGACAGATGTTCGGGTCACGGGTCCCCTCGGGTGCTGGTTCAGTGCGGGAAATTGGGGTTCCGCCCCGCATAACGCAATGCAGACCGGCGAGTTGGGGACCCAATTGCCGCTGGTTTGGTCCCCGCGGGACGCCGACCGCGAAACCTTTGTGCCGCACGGCAGGTCTTTCCTAATGGTCAACAGGTCGACGATGACCGCGAGGATCACACCGATGAGCTCACTGGAAACCGAAATCAATCAGGTGCTCGTGACGCTGGTGCACGACGTCGAAGCGGCGGTGCATGCGATGTATCGCGGCGAGGTGCGCCAGAACACGGCGAAGCTCAAGACGGACGCGCAGCGCACGACGGCGCGCGATGCCGTGCTGGCTCTCGTCGGGATCGGCCGGCCCGTCAGCGACACGGACCCTGGCTCCGTGCGCGCATCGGTGCTCTCGCCCGAGGAGGTGGCGGCCCTCACTCGCTGCATCACCGGCTGGCTGCCCATGGGCGACCCCCGCGCCGCCACGCCGAACTCGCGGTGCATTCCCGCGGCGCGCGAGATCGCGCCCACATGGGGAGAGCGCGAGAAAGCGCGGTTGGCGATCCGTCGGGCCGAGACCGGCTGAGCGCCGGTGCTCGACCCGCCTAGAGGAAGCGGGCGGGGGGGCAGCCCGGCCCCCCGCCCGCCCCGGTTCCGCCGGTCGAGCGCGCTACTTGCGGCCGACGAGTGACCGGAGCACGTAGGGCAGAATGCCGCCGTGCCGGTAGTAGTGCATCTCCTCGGGTGTGTCGATGCGCACCAGCACCGTGAACTCCTTGATCATGCCGTCGCTGGCGGTGGCGCGCACGGTCAGCCCCGCCTTGGGCGAGAGCGAGTCGCCGAGCCCCACGATCTCGTACGTCTCAAAGCCGGTGAGCCCCAGCGACTGGCGGCCCTGCCCACCCGTGAACTCCAGCGGCAGTACACCCATTCCCACCAGGTTGGACCGGTGGATGCGCTCGAACGATTCGGCGATCACGGCCTTCACGCCGAGCAGGATCGTGCCTTTGGCCGCCCAGTCGCGCGACGACCCGGTGCCGTACTCCTTGCCGGCCACGATCACCAGTGGCGTGCCCGCCTTCTGGTACGCCATCGCCGCATCGTAGATGTACGTGGGCTGGGCGCCGGGGGCGGTGGCCGTCCACCCGCCTTCGGTGCCCGGGGCGAGTTCGTTGCGCAGACGGATGTTGCCGAAGGTACCGCGCATCATCACCTCGTGATTGCCACGGCGCGATCCGTACGAGTTGAAATCCTTGCGGTCCACGCCGTGCGCCACCAGCCACTGACCGGCGGGACTCTTGAGCGGGATGCTTCCGGCCGGCGAGATGTGGTCCGTGGTGATCGAATCGCCGAGCATCGCCAGCACGCGGGCGCCGGCGATCGGGCGCACGCCCGGGGGCGTCATCGTCATGCCGTCGAAATACGGCGGGTTCTTCACGTACGTGGAATCGTTCTGCCACGCGTACGTCTCGCCGTGCGGAACGTCGAGCTGCTGCCACTCCGCGTCGCCCTTGAACACGTCGGCGTACTCGGCACTGAAGAAATCACGCTTCACGCTGCGCAGGATCTCGTCCTGCACGTCCTTGGCGCTCGGCCAGATGTCCTTGAGGTACACCGGTCCGTGGGTGCCCTCGCCCAGCGGTTCGGTGGTAAGGTCGACGTCCATGCGACCGGCCAGCGCGTAGGCCACGACCAGCGGGGGCGACGCCAGATAGTTGAACCGCGTCAGCGGGTTCACGCGCCCCTCGAAGTTGCGGTTGCCGCTCAACACCGACGCCACGATGAGTCTCTTCTGTTCGATGGCGGCGGCGATCGATTCAGGGAGCGGCCCCGAATTCCCGATGCACGTGGTGCAGCCGTACCCTACGAGATTGAACCCCAGCGCGTCGAGATACTCCGTGAGCCCGGCCTGCTTGTAATAGTCGGTCACCACCTTGGAGCCCGGGGCCAGTGACGTCTTCACCCAGGGCTTGGACTTGAGCCCCTTCTTCACCGCGTTCCGCGCCAACATGCCGGCGGCGATCATCACGCTCGGATTCGACGTGTTGGTGCAGCTCGTGATGGCGGCGATCACCACCGCGCCGTGACGGAGCGTGAAGGTCTGCCCGTTGTGCGCGCATTCCACCGCGTTGTGAGTCTGCGCCCCGCCTTCTCCGTCCATCCGGGCCTTGGCGCCCTGCGTGTCGCCGTTGCCGGCCGACACCGCGAGGCGCTCCGCTTCCCCCTTGTACGCGTCGGCGTACATTGCCTTGGCTCTGGCCAGCGGCACTCGGTCCTGCGGACGCTTGGGGCCGGCCAGGCTCGGCTCGACCGTGGCGAGATCCAGCTCCAACGTGTCGGTGAATACCGGGTCGGGCGTGTCGTCGGTGCGGAAGAGCCCCTGCGCCTTGGTGTATGCCTCCACCAGCTCGACGTGGTGCTCGGGCCGGCCGGTGAGCCGCAGGTACTTGAGTGTTTCGGCATCGCACGGGAAGAAACCCATCGTCGCGCCGTATTCGGGCGACATGTTGGCGATCGTGGCGCGGTCGGCGAGCGACAACGACGACAGGCCGGCACCGTAGAACTCCACGAACTTGCCCACGACCTTCTTTTTGCGGAGCATCTCGGTGCAGGTGAGCACGAGATCGGTGGCCGTGGTGCCCGGCGGCAGCTTGCCGTGCAGCTTGAACCCGACCACCTCCGGAATGAGCATCGTCACCGGCTGGCCGAGCATCGCCGCTTCGGCTTCGATGCCGCCCACGCCCCAACCCAGCACCCCGAGGCCATTGATCATGGTCGTGTGGGAG
The window above is part of the Gemmatimonadaceae bacterium genome. Proteins encoded here:
- a CDS encoding diacylglycerol kinase family protein, producing the protein MTRRACLIVNPVAGRGRGARLLPHVAQAFAARGITDIRPTVAPGDEVRQVRAALDDGCDTIAVLGGDGTWSKAAAELVRHGCPARLALISAGTGNDFVKNLPEPSGAIEAMARLVAGDAEERRVDMATVDGELFLNVAGFAFDVAVLARTQRTRWLAGAALYAVAALQELFAYRGLEVAIDDAPYPSRYLLLAFANGAHFGGMFHVAPGARIDDGMLDAIAIADVGALGRPALLARAARGTHLSHPRVSARRAATFSLRFAAPPLYEADGELRRATSTHVRVESRPGVLRVLVPPGSAG
- a CDS encoding DUF4147 domain-containing protein, which encodes MTAQTSSELVEALFRAAVVGADPGAATAQAVEKLSTARHQRLWLFAVGKAAHAMASAATATLQRSLIAIAGGLVVAPEDAPSPAATMASVRGDHPVPGRHSFAAAARLAETAAGMKSNDIALVLISGGASSLIGAPLSGMSEADFAHLYELVLNSGLDVRQMNAVRKRFSRWGSGRLALALAPATIHCLAISDVIGDDISSIGSGPCVADPYTVADVLEILRHAKLLQRLAPSFREHLAGTQRGVIPETPKQTHPAFAHVTARVIVNNRSALEAARAKAVELGIAQVTVADATLAGNAADAGAAMARALIERRAQAGGRASVLICGGETTVSIPHPSLTPGLRARSESGAMPPEPQPQGGRCQELALSAARVLGEAGEAARGITLLAAGTDGRDGPTDAAGAWVDAHTWDAIRDAGRDPGAALAAHESYAALAVAGALLHTGPTGTNVADVVIGSIAAGA
- a CDS encoding redoxin domain-containing protein, whose protein sequence is MEAYRDQYATLFNAGKKVVVLAISTDADTTLSSWARDADFPMLFGSDSGEAVGKLYGAQTGKNYDKRFLFVVGPDGRITYRVVGTGFNVLSAAAYKDMQAAVDSTAGVGGSGAP
- the acnA gene encoding aconitate hydratase AcnA → MTSKNSFGSRTALAVDGKTYTVYRLGDLGGTTATLPFSLKILLENLLRNEDDAFVRRADIEAMIRWDVKAKVEKEIAFRTSRVLLQDFTGVPAVVDLAAMRDAIAKLGGNPQKINPLQPVDLVIDHSVQVDEYGSAAAFLLNTEREFERNTERYVFLRWGQDAFKNFRVVPPGTGICHQVNLEYLGKTVFVNSETGEAYPDSLVGTDSHTTMINGLGVLGWGVGGIEAEAAMLGQPVTMLIPEVVGFKLHGKLPPGTTATDLVLTCTEMLRKKKVVGKFVEFYGAGLSSLSLADRATIANMSPEYGATMGFFPCDAETLKYLRLTGRPEHHVELVEAYTKAQGLFRTDDTPDPVFTDTLELDLATVEPSLAGPKRPQDRVPLARAKAMYADAYKGEAERLAVSAGNGDTQGAKARMDGEGGAQTHNAVECAHNGQTFTLRHGAVVIAAITSCTNTSNPSVMIAAGMLARNAVKKGLKSKPWVKTSLAPGSKVVTDYYKQAGLTEYLDALGFNLVGYGCTTCIGNSGPLPESIAAAIEQKRLIVASVLSGNRNFEGRVNPLTRFNYLASPPLVVAYALAGRMDVDLTTEPLGEGTHGPVYLKDIWPSAKDVQDEILRSVKRDFFSAEYADVFKGDAEWQQLDVPHGETYAWQNDSTYVKNPPYFDGMTMTPPGVRPIAGARVLAMLGDSITTDHISPAGSIPLKSPAGQWLVAHGVDRKDFNSYGSRRGNHEVMMRGTFGNIRLRNELAPGTEGGWTATAPGAQPTYIYDAAMAYQKAGTPLVIVAGKEYGTGSSRDWAAKGTILLGVKAVIAESFERIHRSNLVGMGVLPLEFTGGQGRQSLGLTGFETYEIVGLGDSLSPKAGLTVRATASDGMIKEFTVLVRIDTPEEMHYYRHGGILPYVLRSLVGRK